A DNA window from Sporosarcina sp. ANT_H38 contains the following coding sequences:
- a CDS encoding small, acid-soluble spore protein tlp → MTSIKPNDSDDNVNRLKKTISNMEAAEAAMEFAEGKELAAIKAKNERRKESIEGLRTEISEEEKSKINGYI, encoded by the coding sequence ATGACTAGCATCAAACCGAATGATTCAGATGACAATGTAAATAGGTTAAAGAAAACCATCAGTAATATGGAAGCGGCAGAAGCAGCAATGGAATTTGCAGAAGGGAAAGAACTTGCTGCAATCAAGGCGAAAAACGAACGACGTAAGGAGAGCATTGAAGGATTGCGCACTGAAATTAGCGAAGAGGAAAAATCGAAAATTAACGGATATATTTAA
- a CDS encoding ABC-F family ATP-binding cassette domain-containing protein, which yields MSLLTVANLSHGFGDRAIFEDVSFRLLQGEHIGLIGANGEGKSTFMNIITRKLEPDAGTVSWAKRVRVGYLDQHVALKQGMSIRDVLRTAFQYLYDQETEMNELFAKMADVDADELEALLEKTGEIQEELSHNDFYIIDSKVEEVANGLGLDEFGLDRDVHDLSGGQRTKVLLAKLLLEKPDILLLDEPTNYLDVEHIEWLRNYLQNYANAFILISHDIPFLNSVIQLIYHMENQQISRYSGDYDEFLRVHEMKKQQVEAAYKKQQKEISNLKDFVARNKANAATSKMAMSRQKKLDKMDVIELDAEKPKPQFSFKQARTPGRFLFETKDLVIGYDEPLSNSLDLMMERGQKIALSGANGIGKTTLLKSLLGEIPALAGSVDRGEHLEIGYFEQEAKTENNNTCLEEVWEAFPHYTQYEVRAALARCGLTTKHIESKVKVLSGGERAKVRLCKLINRETNLLVLDEPTNHLDRDAKEELKRALKEYKGSVLLISHEPDFYEGLVTDVWNGENWTTKMF from the coding sequence ATGAGTTTATTGACTGTAGCAAATTTAAGTCACGGCTTCGGGGATCGCGCGATTTTCGAAGATGTCTCTTTCCGTTTATTGCAAGGGGAGCATATTGGATTGATCGGTGCTAATGGTGAAGGGAAGTCCACGTTCATGAACATCATCACTCGCAAGCTGGAGCCGGATGCGGGAACGGTGAGTTGGGCAAAGCGCGTGCGGGTCGGGTATTTAGATCAGCATGTTGCGTTAAAGCAGGGGATGAGTATTCGCGATGTGTTGCGAACTGCCTTCCAATATCTTTATGATCAGGAAACGGAAATGAACGAACTCTTTGCTAAGATGGCCGACGTGGACGCGGATGAATTGGAAGCGCTCCTTGAGAAAACTGGTGAAATACAGGAAGAGCTGTCTCACAACGATTTTTACATCATCGATTCTAAAGTGGAAGAAGTGGCGAATGGACTAGGTTTGGATGAATTTGGTTTGGATCGGGATGTACATGATTTGAGTGGCGGGCAGCGTACTAAGGTACTTCTTGCCAAGTTATTGCTGGAAAAACCCGACATCCTTCTCCTCGATGAGCCGACAAACTATTTGGACGTTGAGCATATTGAATGGCTTCGCAATTACTTACAGAACTATGCAAATGCGTTCATTTTGATTTCGCATGACATTCCGTTCTTGAATAGCGTGATTCAGCTTATCTACCATATGGAAAATCAACAGATTAGCCGATATTCTGGGGATTATGATGAATTTTTACGTGTCCATGAGATGAAGAAACAACAGGTGGAAGCTGCTTACAAGAAGCAACAGAAGGAAATTTCAAACCTTAAGGACTTCGTTGCTCGCAACAAAGCGAATGCAGCGACGAGTAAAATGGCTATGTCGAGGCAGAAGAAGCTGGACAAGATGGATGTCATCGAATTAGATGCGGAAAAGCCGAAGCCGCAATTCAGCTTCAAACAAGCACGGACCCCTGGAAGATTTCTGTTCGAAACGAAGGATCTTGTCATTGGATATGACGAGCCGTTGTCAAATTCATTAGATCTAATGATGGAACGCGGACAGAAAATTGCATTGTCAGGCGCAAACGGCATAGGGAAAACAACGCTCTTGAAAAGTCTTCTCGGAGAAATCCCAGCGCTTGCAGGTTCCGTTGACCGTGGTGAGCATTTGGAAATTGGCTATTTCGAACAAGAAGCGAAGACGGAAAACAATAATACCTGCCTGGAAGAAGTATGGGAAGCTTTCCCTCATTATACCCAATATGAAGTGCGTGCTGCTTTAGCCCGTTGTGGGTTAACGACAAAACATATTGAAAGTAAAGTAAAGGTGTTAAGTGGCGGAGAACGAGCGAAAGTGCGTTTATGTAAATTAATTAATCGAGAAACGAATCTACTCGTCCTCGATGAACCTACGAATCATCTTGATCGGGATGCGAAAGAGGAATTGAAAAGAGCCTTAAAGGAATACAAAGGTAGCGTCCTGCTAATCTCGCACGAACCTGATTTTTACGAAGGTCTAGTAACGGACGTATGGAATGGTGAAAATTGGACCACCAAAATGTTTTAA
- a CDS encoding MFS transporter encodes MGKRGSFEITQYVDSIEEQQKLYKRSLFVVVMSQIFGGAGLAAGITVGALIARDMLGTASFAGLPAALFTLGSALAAFFVGRISQRFGRRYGLSIGFITGGIGAIGVIFATTMDNVLLLFISLFVYGAGTSTNLQARYAGTDLASEKQRATAISIAMVSTTIGAVAGPNLVTPMGNFAMTVGIPALAGPFILAAAAYLVAGLTLFFYLRPDPFLVARAIAEKKEEQVDSNSTAVNNALQSNINRIGIFVGATVLVLSHLVMVAIMTMTPIHMQNHGSGLTVVGMVISLHIAAMYLPSLATGLLVDKVGRTVMVIASGVTLSIAGLLAAFAPGDSLVWLTIALILLGLGWNFGLISGTAIIIDSTDMKTRAKTQGSVDVWVALSGTAGSILSGIIVAYSSYAVLGLLGMYLSLLLIPLIVWKWFKDNNE; translated from the coding sequence ATGGGGAAAAGAGGTTCGTTTGAGATTACCCAATATGTAGATTCAATTGAAGAACAACAAAAGCTCTACAAGCGGTCATTATTTGTTGTCGTGATGTCACAAATTTTTGGCGGAGCGGGACTTGCGGCTGGGATTACTGTAGGTGCACTAATCGCTAGGGATATGTTAGGCACCGCTAGTTTTGCGGGGTTGCCAGCTGCCTTGTTTACGCTGGGTTCTGCGCTTGCCGCGTTCTTTGTGGGCAGAATTTCACAGCGTTTTGGTCGTCGTTATGGGCTGTCGATTGGGTTCATAACTGGTGGAATAGGTGCGATAGGTGTCATCTTCGCAACAACCATGGACAATGTGTTGTTATTGTTTATATCGTTATTCGTCTATGGCGCAGGGACTTCGACAAATCTACAAGCGCGTTATGCCGGAACAGATTTAGCCAGCGAAAAGCAACGTGCGACAGCCATCAGTATCGCGATGGTTTCCACGACTATTGGGGCAGTGGCAGGGCCGAATTTAGTAACGCCGATGGGGAACTTTGCAATGACAGTCGGGATACCGGCTCTAGCGGGACCATTCATATTAGCGGCAGCGGCATATCTCGTAGCTGGACTAACGTTGTTCTTCTATTTGCGACCTGATCCATTTCTAGTAGCAAGAGCAATTGCGGAAAAGAAGGAAGAACAAGTCGATTCAAACAGTACAGCAGTAAATAACGCACTACAAAGTAACATAAACCGAATCGGTATTTTTGTCGGTGCGACGGTTCTCGTCTTGTCTCATCTCGTCATGGTTGCGATCATGACGATGACACCGATTCATATGCAAAATCATGGTTCTGGACTGACGGTCGTTGGAATGGTGATTAGTTTACATATTGCGGCGATGTATTTGCCATCCCTTGCTACAGGTCTATTAGTTGATAAAGTTGGTCGCACAGTTATGGTCATTGCTTCGGGTGTTACTTTATCAATTGCAGGATTATTGGCAGCTTTTGCTCCTGGCGATTCCCTTGTTTGGCTGACGATTGCATTGATATTACTAGGTCTTGGATGGAATTTTGGCTTAATCAGTGGAACAGCAATCATCATTGATTCGACAGATATGAAAACACGTGCAAAAACGCAAGGGTCTGTGGATGTTTGGGTGGCTCTATCGGGGACGGCGGGCAGTATATTGTCAGGTATTATTGTAGCCTACTCAAGCTATGCCGTTTTAGGCTTGCTCGGCATGTATCTATCATTGCTGTTGATACCACTTATTGTTTGGAAATGGTTTAAAGATAACAACGAATAG
- a CDS encoding DUF6526 family protein, translating to MKEQSVEKHTQYQPLQHYIWLPLSFVMLVSVFGYAIYELGNGRLTLQTILLLGLMVLAIISGILARMYALKLQDRLIRTEEQLRYYMLTTKRIDSGLTINQLIALRFAPDEEFVGLVDRAVAENLTPIEIKQSIQMWRADHQRV from the coding sequence ATGAAAGAGCAATCAGTTGAAAAGCATACGCAATATCAGCCATTGCAACATTATATTTGGCTGCCATTAAGTTTTGTCATGCTAGTTTCTGTGTTCGGCTACGCTATTTATGAGTTGGGGAATGGTAGATTAACCCTTCAAACGATTCTCTTGTTAGGTTTAATGGTATTAGCCATAATTTCCGGAATTCTGGCACGTATGTATGCGCTTAAGCTTCAAGATCGTCTTATTCGTACAGAGGAACAGCTACGTTATTATATGTTAACGACTAAACGGATCGATTCTGGCCTTACGATTAACCAGTTAATTGCACTTCGTTTTGCACCAGATGAGGAGTTTGTTGGATTAGTCGATCGAGCTGTGGCTGAAAATCTTACTCCTATCGAAATTAAGCAATCTATTCAAATGTGGCGGGCTGATCACCAGAGGGTTTGA
- a CDS encoding NAD-dependent epimerase/dehydratase family protein: MKLLVIGGTSFVGRHIVEQSLLNGHEVVLFNRGKTNPDLFPACRRIVGDRRTNMDQVALENWDAVIDTSGYSPNDVKPVIEALKEKTNHYTFISTISVYDDHSKGDVNEDSSKFAHIVNTDEVTGETYGPLKVMCEKEVNDGFGGKALIIRPCIIVGPYDPTDRFTYWAMRAVEEGPIAIPGGDRKVQWIDVRDLAKWIVEMVEEKKTGTFNAASQPVSFETFINELTSDQGAEKIVIPDNVVAKVEMDVKYRFPFWIPISEQYPQGFFIVDASNAVDAGLSIRPLRATADDTREWAKHLDAEKCKAGPTNEIEKILIANVSEGISN, translated from the coding sequence TTGAAACTATTAGTTATCGGGGGTACATCGTTTGTTGGTCGTCATATCGTTGAACAATCGCTACTAAACGGGCATGAAGTAGTACTATTCAATCGTGGGAAAACAAATCCAGATTTATTTCCAGCGTGTCGTCGTATCGTAGGGGATCGGCGCACAAATATGGATCAGGTTGCGCTAGAAAATTGGGATGCCGTCATTGATACAAGTGGCTATTCGCCAAATGATGTAAAACCGGTTATTGAGGCATTGAAAGAAAAAACCAATCATTATACATTTATTTCAACGATCTCAGTTTACGATGATCACTCAAAAGGTGATGTAAACGAGGATAGCTCAAAATTCGCTCATATTGTCAACACGGATGAAGTAACGGGTGAAACTTACGGTCCGCTAAAGGTAATGTGCGAAAAAGAAGTGAATGACGGATTTGGTGGAAAAGCACTCATTATTAGACCTTGCATCATTGTAGGTCCCTATGATCCAACTGATAGATTCACATATTGGGCTATGCGAGCTGTAGAGGAAGGACCGATTGCCATACCGGGAGGTGACCGGAAAGTACAATGGATTGATGTTCGTGATTTAGCTAAATGGATTGTCGAAATGGTTGAAGAAAAGAAAACAGGGACATTTAATGCTGCTTCACAACCAGTTTCATTCGAAACGTTCATCAACGAACTAACTTCTGACCAAGGTGCAGAGAAAATAGTCATTCCCGATAATGTTGTGGCAAAAGTAGAGATGGATGTAAAGTATCGTTTCCCATTTTGGATTCCGATTTCAGAACAATATCCACAAGGCTTTTTCATTGTCGATGCATCTAATGCAGTAGATGCTGGGCTCTCGATTCGTCCACTACGAGCAACTGCGGATGACACGAGGGAATGGGCGAAACATCTTGATGCCGAAAAATGCAAAGCTGGTCCAACAAATGAAATTGAAAAAATATTAATTGCAAATGTGAGTGAAGGAATATCAAATTGA
- a CDS encoding ribonuclease H family protein produces the protein MNILIEWIYRIPKGPETVFRSEEMPAAQALLFAEDLERTKRAKSISFIDRFDSTWTVKEMKGYLKGIETEPHNVSVYFDGGYDIATSKSGLGCVIYYEQSGKSYRLRQNAPSAELTSNNEAEYAALYLGLQELELLNVHHLPVRFIGDSQVVINQLTGEWPVLENILSGWADRIDDKLKDLGIQPEYELVQRKLNSEADRLATQALNGVSITATSEIPVN, from the coding sequence ATGAATATTCTAATCGAATGGATTTACAGAATACCTAAAGGTCCGGAAACTGTCTTTCGCTCTGAAGAGATGCCCGCAGCACAAGCCCTACTTTTTGCGGAAGACCTGGAGCGGACCAAGCGCGCCAAAAGCATATCATTCATTGACCGGTTCGACAGCACATGGACTGTTAAAGAGATGAAGGGCTATTTGAAGGGGATCGAAACCGAACCGCATAATGTCTCGGTCTATTTCGACGGCGGCTACGACATTGCGACCAGCAAATCAGGATTAGGCTGCGTCATCTATTATGAGCAGAGCGGGAAATCGTATAGATTAAGGCAAAATGCGCCTTCTGCAGAACTCACATCAAACAACGAGGCAGAATATGCAGCACTTTACCTGGGTCTGCAGGAGCTTGAACTTTTGAATGTCCACCATCTACCTGTTCGGTTCATCGGGGATTCCCAGGTGGTCATCAACCAGTTGACGGGAGAATGGCCCGTGCTAGAAAACATTCTATCGGGCTGGGCAGACCGTATTGACGATAAACTGAAAGATCTCGGTATCCAACCAGAGTACGAACTGGTGCAGCGGAAATTAAATTCAGAAGCAGATCGGTTAGCGACACAGGCACTGAATGGGGTCTCGATTACTGCAACCAGCGAAATACCAGTGAATTAG
- a CDS encoding DEAD/DEAH box helicase: MSERSFEDYNLSDEITRALVLMKYKSPTEVQSEVIPRALKKQDLVVKSQTGSGKTASFGIPLCEMIDWEGRNPQALILTPTRELAVQVQEDVTAIGRFKRIKAVAVYGKEPFSQQEEQLEQKTHIVVGTPGRVMDHIERGTLRVDEINYLIIDEADEMLTMGFVAQVEAIIKKLPSNRVTMVFSATLPKKVENLCSNYMKNPINIQIASAEITTSAIEHSVIEVKEAGKMSLLKNITVVENPDSCIIFCRTKGHVDTVFAELERSNYSCEKIHGGIVQEDRFAVMEGFKMGNFRYLVATDVAARGIDVAKITLVINYDVPMEKESYVHRTGRTGRAGNKGKAITFATPNDSKLLKAIETYIGFEIPVEEAPRQQKVAAGLNAFEVKVSGRQKVGHSKNMPISNGSMKLHFNGGKKKKLRAVDFVGTIAKLPGVSADDIGIITIQDDLTYIDILNGKGSLVMKAMKEVTVKGKKLKVSKANII, encoded by the coding sequence ATGAGTGAAAGAAGTTTTGAAGATTATAATTTGAGCGATGAAATAACAAGAGCTCTTGTTTTGATGAAATATAAATCGCCGACAGAGGTTCAAAGCGAAGTCATTCCAAGAGCGTTGAAAAAGCAGGATCTCGTAGTGAAATCTCAAACTGGTAGTGGCAAGACGGCTTCTTTTGGAATCCCACTTTGCGAAATGATCGATTGGGAGGGGCGAAATCCACAGGCATTAATTCTTACGCCAACACGGGAGCTTGCCGTTCAAGTTCAAGAGGATGTAACAGCTATCGGGAGATTTAAAAGAATTAAAGCCGTGGCGGTTTACGGCAAAGAGCCCTTTAGTCAACAAGAAGAACAATTGGAGCAGAAAACGCATATAGTTGTCGGTACACCTGGGCGTGTGATGGACCATATTGAAAGAGGAACATTACGAGTAGATGAAATAAACTACCTGATTATAGATGAGGCTGATGAAATGCTGACCATGGGCTTTGTCGCCCAAGTTGAGGCCATTATAAAAAAACTTCCTTCTAATAGAGTAACGATGGTGTTTTCCGCTACATTGCCTAAAAAAGTTGAAAATCTTTGCAGTAATTATATGAAAAACCCCATAAACATTCAAATTGCTTCTGCAGAAATCACGACGAGTGCGATTGAACATAGCGTGATTGAAGTGAAAGAAGCAGGGAAAATGTCATTGCTTAAAAACATTACAGTTGTAGAAAACCCGGATAGCTGTATTATCTTTTGCAGAACTAAAGGACATGTGGACACTGTGTTTGCAGAATTAGAAAGATCCAACTATTCTTGTGAAAAAATCCATGGAGGAATTGTACAAGAAGACCGATTCGCAGTTATGGAAGGCTTCAAAATGGGGAATTTCCGTTATCTCGTGGCGACCGATGTGGCCGCAAGAGGAATCGATGTCGCAAAAATAACACTTGTTATCAACTATGACGTTCCGATGGAAAAAGAGAGCTATGTTCATCGAACAGGCAGAACTGGTCGTGCTGGCAATAAAGGAAAAGCAATTACGTTTGCAACTCCAAATGACAGCAAACTCCTTAAAGCAATTGAAACATATATTGGCTTTGAGATACCTGTTGAGGAAGCACCAAGGCAGCAGAAAGTAGCTGCTGGATTAAATGCTTTCGAGGTGAAAGTCAGTGGTCGTCAAAAAGTAGGGCATAGTAAAAATATGCCAATTAGCAATGGTAGCATGAAGCTCCATTTCAACGGCGGAAAAAAGAAGAAGCTTCGAGCAGTAGATTTTGTAGGAACGATTGCGAAACTTCCAGGAGTATCAGCAGATGATATTGGTATTATTACCATACAGGATGATTTGACCTATATTGATATTCTAAATGGCAAAGGTTCATTAGTTATGAAGGCGATGAAAGAAGTAACAGTCAAAGGAAAGAAGCTTAAAGTTAGCAAGGCAAATATAATTTGA
- a CDS encoding YdiU family protein, with protein sequence MTKKIESGWNFDNSYARLPQSFFSILKPNPVKAPKLIILNDSLATSLGLDIQALQSEEGIEVLAGNRIPEGAIPFAQAYAGHQFGHFAMLGDGRAMLIGEQITPLGDRFDIQLKGSGRTPYSRGGDGRAALGPMLREYIISEAMHALGIPTTRSLAVVTTGESIIRETDLPGAIMTRVAASHLRFGTFQYVAKWGTDEELRILADYALQRHFPEIEADESRYLALLQGVIKRQAALIAKWQLVGFVHGVMNTDNMTISGETIDYGPCAFMDIYDPATVFSSIDVQGRYSYGNQPNIVEWNLARFAESLIPLLHEDYAEGAKLAQDAISDFPEQYHSNWLAGMKAKLGIFNEEIEDESLIEDLLHMMEKYRADYTNTFRALTFDKMEGNVLLGTPEFAQWYELWQARLGRQQESNVSSQQLMRDSNPALIPRNHQVEAALEAAVKHGDYSVMEQLLEVLSSPYAYTPGETDYSVLPKQSSSPYQTFCGT encoded by the coding sequence ATGACAAAGAAAATAGAATCAGGATGGAACTTTGATAACAGTTATGCTCGTCTGCCACAATCATTCTTTAGCATCCTCAAGCCTAACCCTGTAAAGGCACCGAAGTTGATCATATTAAATGATTCATTGGCAACATCCCTCGGGTTGGATATCCAAGCGCTGCAAAGCGAAGAGGGCATAGAAGTACTGGCTGGGAATCGAATTCCAGAAGGTGCAATACCTTTTGCGCAAGCTTATGCGGGGCATCAATTTGGTCATTTTGCGATGCTAGGGGACGGAAGGGCAATGCTAATTGGCGAACAAATCACTCCTTTAGGTGATCGATTTGATATTCAGCTCAAAGGTTCGGGCCGAACACCATATTCCCGTGGGGGAGATGGTCGAGCGGCACTTGGACCGATGTTACGCGAATACATCATCAGTGAAGCCATGCATGCGCTTGGAATTCCAACCACTCGTAGTCTAGCGGTAGTGACAACTGGTGAGTCTATCATTCGTGAAACCGACCTTCCAGGTGCCATTATGACTCGGGTGGCTGCCAGTCATTTGCGATTCGGTACTTTTCAATACGTTGCGAAATGGGGCACGGATGAGGAACTTCGTATTCTGGCTGACTATGCACTACAGCGCCATTTTCCGGAGATTGAAGCGGATGAGAGCCGCTATCTTGCGTTGCTACAGGGAGTTATTAAACGTCAGGCTGCCTTGATTGCTAAATGGCAACTCGTTGGTTTTGTACACGGGGTGATGAATACAGATAATATGACGATAAGTGGGGAGACCATCGATTATGGTCCTTGTGCTTTCATGGATATCTATGACCCGGCAACGGTTTTCAGTTCGATTGACGTTCAAGGGCGCTATTCCTATGGCAATCAGCCGAATATTGTCGAGTGGAATCTTGCGCGATTTGCTGAAAGTCTGATACCACTACTGCATGAAGATTATGCGGAGGGTGCCAAACTGGCGCAGGATGCCATTTCAGATTTCCCGGAGCAGTATCATTCGAATTGGCTTGCGGGAATGAAAGCAAAACTGGGGATATTTAATGAAGAAATAGAGGATGAATCCCTAATTGAAGACCTTCTTCATATGATGGAGAAGTATCGTGCGGACTATACTAATACTTTCCGAGCATTGACTTTTGATAAGATGGAGGGAAATGTCCTTTTGGGGACTCCAGAATTTGCTCAGTGGTATGAGTTGTGGCAGGCAAGACTAGGCAGGCAACAGGAATCGAATGTCAGCTCTCAACAGTTGATGCGGGACAGTAATCCTGCGTTAATTCCTCGTAACCATCAAGTAGAAGCTGCACTTGAAGCCGCAGTGAAACATGGAGACTACAGTGTGATGGAGCAGTTACTTGAGGTTCTTTCAAGTCCGTATGCGTATACTCCTGGGGAGACTGATTATTCCGTTCTTCCTAAGCAATCATCAAGCCCTTACCAAACCTTTTGCGGTACTTAA
- a CDS encoding GMC family oxidoreductase, with protein MAEKLKKVDVVVVGTGWAGGIVSAELAKAGYKVVALERGGDRTREDYTGVKDELRFTDRYEMMQNLAPETITSRNTLEEIALPVRTRSEMMAGTNLGGGGVHWAGATYRFMPYDFEIYSKTVERYGKKKIPEGMTIQDWGITYQEFEKYYDRFEKTAGISGERDPFGEERSSDYPTPPMKESPAITLFKKASKELGYHPYQVPSGNLSEGYENPDGETINQCMFCSYCTQYGCDFGAKSDPMVTVIPTAKKTGNFEVRTESYVRRVLYEGGKAKGVMYVDTNTGIEYEQPADVVVLAAFSLTNNRLLMLSNIGRAYNPKTRKGVIGRNFNGQFNITFLGARGFFNDKKFNLYMGAGALGGALSDFAGDNFDHTNLDFINGGGIELRQYGDAAIASNHVPKGTPRWGAEFKEKSIFYTNRNLVVWYTPAIMPWWHNYLDLDPTYTDEFNDPLLRVTNKYTDQDRNIAKFGIEKTKGIVEQMGADIIDEDEVPQEFDHIYQGGHYAGGVVMGADPETSAVNNYLQMWDVENLFVVGGSAFPHFGGHHPTATIGALAYRASEGIEKYLKEGGQLVEEKRKSFQA; from the coding sequence ATGGCGGAGAAACTGAAAAAAGTAGATGTTGTTGTGGTAGGGACAGGGTGGGCTGGTGGTATTGTCTCAGCTGAGCTTGCTAAAGCAGGTTATAAAGTTGTTGCACTTGAACGCGGTGGAGATCGAACAAGAGAGGATTACACAGGCGTTAAAGATGAGTTGCGATTTACGGATCGATACGAAATGATGCAAAATCTAGCTCCTGAAACCATTACTTCCCGTAATACGCTGGAGGAAATCGCATTACCGGTAAGAACGCGTAGCGAAATGATGGCTGGCACGAATTTAGGAGGCGGCGGTGTCCACTGGGCGGGAGCAACGTATCGTTTTATGCCTTATGATTTTGAAATATATAGTAAAACCGTCGAACGCTACGGAAAAAAGAAGATTCCAGAGGGCATGACGATACAGGACTGGGGAATCACCTATCAAGAATTCGAAAAATATTATGACCGATTTGAAAAAACAGCCGGTATATCGGGTGAACGGGATCCGTTTGGCGAAGAGCGCTCAAGTGACTATCCAACCCCCCCGATGAAGGAATCGCCGGCCATCACATTATTTAAAAAGGCATCGAAAGAGTTGGGTTATCACCCGTATCAAGTGCCATCGGGTAATCTGTCTGAGGGGTATGAAAATCCGGATGGAGAAACAATCAATCAATGTATGTTTTGTTCGTATTGTACTCAATACGGATGCGATTTCGGAGCAAAATCAGATCCGATGGTAACGGTGATTCCAACAGCCAAAAAGACTGGGAATTTCGAAGTAAGAACAGAATCTTATGTACGCCGTGTCTTGTACGAAGGTGGCAAAGCCAAAGGTGTGATGTATGTCGATACAAACACCGGAATCGAATATGAACAGCCTGCTGATGTAGTTGTATTAGCTGCCTTTTCGTTAACGAACAACCGTTTATTAATGCTATCTAATATCGGCCGAGCTTATAATCCAAAAACGAGAAAAGGTGTAATTGGAAGAAACTTTAACGGTCAGTTTAACATTACTTTCCTAGGGGCCAGAGGATTTTTTAATGACAAAAAGTTTAATCTCTATATGGGGGCGGGCGCATTAGGTGGCGCATTAAGCGATTTTGCTGGTGATAATTTCGATCACACGAATCTAGACTTTATAAATGGTGGAGGAATTGAACTTAGACAATACGGGGATGCGGCTATTGCCAGTAACCATGTTCCGAAGGGCACACCAAGATGGGGAGCGGAGTTTAAAGAAAAGTCTATTTTCTATACGAACCGAAATTTGGTTGTATGGTACACTCCGGCAATCATGCCTTGGTGGCATAATTATTTAGATTTAGATCCAACGTATACAGATGAGTTTAACGATCCCCTTCTGCGTGTCACGAATAAATACACGGATCAAGATCGTAATATTGCCAAATTCGGCATCGAGAAAACGAAGGGAATCGTGGAGCAGATGGGTGCAGATATTATTGATGAGGACGAGGTCCCGCAAGAATTCGATCACATCTATCAAGGCGGGCATTATGCAGGAGGCGTTGTTATGGGAGCCGACCCGGAAACGTCTGCGGTGAACAACTACTTGCAAATGTGGGATGTAGAAAATCTATTTGTTGTAGGGGGTTCCGCGTTTCCGCACTTCGGGGGACATCATCCGACGGCAACAATCGGCGCGTTGGCTTACCGAGCATCCGAAGGGATTGAGAAATACCTCAAAGAAGGCGGCCAATTGGTAGAAGAAAAACGGAAAAGCTTCCAAGCTTAA
- a CDS encoding gluconate 2-dehydrogenase subunit 3 family protein produces MTKEPSVKNEKEGLSRRQFLKNSGLVAGGVVGGSLFGGLLTKQFQKQPVVNNQKETANLQEARMFFSRKEDFEILSAATERIFPKNDNGPGAIELAVPFFIDKQLAGSWGINAKEYMKGPFIQTQQVQGNQDKQGPNTETQLPTPTARYQTRLNRGEIFILGLRKLDSVSQEKFGMKFVEAKGDQQDEVLHMFEENKVSLKGVDAKTFFSLLLQSTLEGAYADPLYGGNKDMMGWKMKEYPGPRMGYLGQIEEKEFIVMNQESLKDYQVHG; encoded by the coding sequence ATGACAAAGGAACCATCTGTTAAAAATGAGAAAGAGGGATTAAGCCGACGTCAATTTCTTAAAAATTCTGGATTGGTAGCGGGAGGTGTGGTTGGCGGATCTTTGTTTGGGGGATTGCTGACAAAACAGTTTCAAAAACAACCGGTCGTTAATAACCAAAAGGAAACGGCAAATTTACAAGAGGCACGAATGTTTTTCAGCCGTAAAGAGGATTTTGAAATATTATCAGCAGCCACAGAACGAATTTTCCCGAAAAATGATAATGGTCCGGGTGCAATTGAATTGGCTGTACCTTTCTTTATTGACAAACAATTAGCTGGATCGTGGGGAATTAATGCGAAGGAATATATGAAAGGACCTTTTATCCAAACTCAGCAAGTCCAAGGTAACCAGGATAAACAAGGGCCTAATACGGAAACACAATTACCGACCCCAACTGCTAGATATCAAACGCGTTTAAATAGAGGTGAAATTTTCATCCTTGGACTTAGAAAATTAGATAGTGTGTCACAAGAGAAGTTTGGTATGAAGTTTGTGGAGGCGAAAGGAGATCAGCAAGATGAAGTGCTGCACATGTTTGAAGAAAACAAAGTCAGTTTGAAAGGGGTAGACGCGAAGACCTTTTTCAGTTTGCTTTTGCAGTCGACTTTAGAAGGGGCTTATGCTGATCCTTTATATGGCGGCAATAAAGATATGATGGGATGGAAAATGAAAGAATACCCTGGTCCTCGGATGGGGTATCTTGGTCAGATAGAAGAAAAAGAATTTATTGTTATGAATCAAGAAAGCTTAAAGGATTATCAAGTTCACGGATAA